One Dysidea avara chromosome 7, odDysAvar1.4, whole genome shotgun sequence genomic region harbors:
- the LOC136259692 gene encoding thymidylate synthase-like, giving the protein MADLLKDAETVVLKPVDDNVKNNTSSIPVKNVATSPAKPTSVQQESENLAVPPAILHDEYQYLRLIGEIISRGAKKGDRTGVGTLSIFGAQMRYNLRDQTLPLLTTKRVFWRGVAEELLWFIKGSTNAKELSAKKVTIWDANGSREFLDSRGLQHRKEGDLGPVYGFQWRHFGAEYVDMHADYAGKGVDQLAQVIHTIKTNPNDRRIIMSAWNPPDLPEMALPPCHAFVQFYVCNGELSCQLYQRSADMGLGVPFNIASYSLLTHMIAHVCDLKAGDFVHTLGDAHVYTNHIEPLKEQLKREPKPFPKLEFKRKVTNIDDFVYDDFMIQNYKCHPKIQMVMAV; this is encoded by the exons ATGGCAGACTTGTTGAAAGACGCTGAAACAGTGGTGCTCAAACCAGTGGATGATAACGTAAAGAATAATACTTCAAGCATTCCTGTTAAAAATGTGGCCACAAGTCCTGCAAAACCTACGAGTGTCCAACAGGAAAGCGAAAACCTCGCAGTTCCCCCTGCAATACTACACGACGAATACCAATACTTGAGATTGATTGGTGAGATCATTAGCAGGGGAGCTAAGAAAGGCGACAGAACTGGCGTTGGTACGCTTTCCATTTTTGGCGCCCAGATGCGCTACAATTTAAGAGATCAGACGCTACCTTTGCTCACAACAAAGAGAGTATTCTGGCGTGGAGTAGCAGAGGAATTGCTTTG GTTTATCAAAGGTTCAACTAATGCTAAGGAATTATCAGCCAAGAAAGTGACAATATGGGATGCCAATGGATCCAGAGAGTTTCTTGATTCTAGAGGCCTTCAACACAGAAAAGAAG GTGACTTGGGACCAGTCTATGGTTTCCAATGGCGACACTTTGGAGCTGAATATGTGGACATGCATGCCGACTATGCTGGAAAGGGTGTGGATCAACTAGCTCAGGTTATTCACACTATTAAGACTAACCCCAATGATCGCAGGATCATTATGTCCGCTTGGAACCctccag ATTTACCCGAGATGGCATTGCCACCTTGTCATGCTTTTGTCCAGTTCTACGTCTGCAATGGAGAATTATCATGTCAACTTTACCAACGTTCAGCAGACATG GGGCTTGGGGTACCATTCAACATTGCTAGTTACTCACTACTCACTCATATGATAGCACACGTGTGTGACTTGAag GCTGGTGACTTTGTACACACACTGGGTGATGCTCATGTCTATACCAATCACATTGAACCACTGAAGGAACAG CTGAAACGGGAGCCGAAGCCATTCCCCAAGCTAGAGTTCAAGAGGAAGGTGACCAACATTGATGATTTTGTGTATGATGACTTCATGATTCAGAACTACAAATGCCACCCCAAAATACAAATGGTCATGGCAGTATAA